Proteins encoded within one genomic window of Candidatus Omnitrophota bacterium:
- a CDS encoding ImmA/IrrE family metallo-endopeptidase, with the protein MVEVNPDILVWARKEAGLSLEEASKAIALGDARGRTGPERLAAFESGAEKPSRHHLLEMSKKYRRPLLLFYMEVPPRKGNRGQDFRILPQSHSKGDEALLDALIRDLKVRQNLVKELLEDEEAHPLPYIGSASRDWSVRQLAQNIKDTIGFQLNEFRSLNTIDDAFAYLRNRVENCGVFVLLAGDLGSYHSVISIETFRGFAIADPIAPFVIINSQDAKSAFSFTLFHEMAHLWLGETGVSGVYGEGDIERYCNDVASEILLPIQEAKQLNKIASLRLENVLHQISSFAKERKLSRSMIAYKLFRLGLMEEKRWHEIDNQLRNEWLKIKEIKKEKNQQKEGGPSYYVIRRYRLGPSLLNLVSRSIDEDMLTPTKAAKVLGVKPRNVEPLLRDIAGRKDN; encoded by the coding sequence ATGGTTGAAGTAAATCCCGATATTCTTGTTTGGGCGAGAAAAGAAGCGGGGTTATCGCTTGAAGAAGCCTCAAAAGCTATCGCTCTAGGCGATGCGCGGGGGCGCACAGGACCTGAACGGCTGGCGGCTTTCGAGTCCGGCGCAGAAAAACCATCCAGACATCATCTTCTGGAAATGTCGAAAAAATACCGTCGGCCGCTCCTGCTTTTTTATATGGAAGTTCCGCCACGCAAAGGCAATCGCGGCCAAGATTTCCGAATTCTTCCCCAAAGCCATTCAAAGGGGGACGAAGCGTTACTCGACGCTTTAATTCGCGACTTGAAAGTAAGGCAAAACCTAGTAAAAGAATTGCTTGAAGACGAAGAAGCGCATCCTCTTCCTTATATCGGTTCGGCAAGCAGAGATTGGAGCGTTCGACAGCTTGCTCAAAACATTAAGGATACGATAGGTTTTCAACTTAATGAGTTTCGTTCTCTAAATACTATCGATGACGCGTTCGCCTATCTTCGCAACCGCGTTGAAAATTGCGGCGTCTTTGTTTTGCTTGCAGGCGATCTCGGAAGCTATCATAGCGTTATCTCCATTGAGACATTTCGCGGTTTTGCCATCGCCGATCCGATAGCGCCTTTCGTTATAATCAACAGTCAAGATGCAAAATCCGCCTTTTCTTTTACGCTATTTCACGAAATGGCGCATCTTTGGCTAGGTGAAACTGGCGTTAGCGGCGTATATGGGGAAGGCGATATTGAACGCTATTGCAATGATGTGGCCAGCGAAATTTTATTGCCTATCCAAGAAGCTAAGCAATTAAATAAGATAGCCTCCTTGCGCTTAGAGAATGTTCTCCATCAAATCTCCTCTTTTGCTAAAGAGCGAAAGCTTAGCCGTTCCATGATAGCATATAAACTTTTCCGTCTTGGTCTTATGGAAGAAAAAAGATGGCATGAGATCGATAATCAATTAAGAAATGAATGGCTCAAAATTAAAGAAATAAAAAAGGAGAAGAATCAACAAAAAGAGGGAGGACCTAGTTACTATGTTATCCGCCGTTACCGCCTTGGTCCTTCATTGTTAAATTTAGTAAGCCGTTCAATCGATGAAGATATGCTTACGCCAACAAAAGCGGCAAAGGTTCTTGGCGTGAAACCTAGGAATGTGGAACCTTTGTTGAGAGATATAGCGGGGCGGAAAGACAACTGA
- the iolG gene encoding inositol 2-dehydrogenase — translation MKTSNILNVGVIGTGRIGKVHAEHLAFRLPHARLVAVADANRPSAEACAAQFNVPHVCGDSAAMLAMDEIDAVVICSSTDTHARLIEEAAAAKKHIFCEKPIDYNLARIDAALNAVEKAGVKFQVGFNRRFDPNFLEVRRKIEAGAIGEPHLLRITSRDPAPPPLEYVKVSGGMFLDMTIHDFDMARYLAGTEIETVYAAGAVLVDKGIGEAGDIDTALITLHFANGALGAIDNSRKAIYGYDQRVEVFGSKGMIAADNNAPTRTRWSNAEGIHAPLPYNFFMDRYIDSYISEMDLFVQAVLNDAKPPVTGLDGRIPVVIGLAAQRSLKEKRPVALSEM, via the coding sequence ATGAAAACCTCAAACATTCTTAACGTCGGCGTAATTGGAACAGGCCGGATTGGAAAAGTCCACGCTGAACACCTCGCCTTTCGCCTGCCTCATGCGCGTTTGGTAGCCGTGGCGGACGCGAATCGCCCATCCGCAGAAGCCTGCGCGGCGCAGTTCAACGTTCCGCATGTTTGCGGCGATTCGGCGGCGATGTTAGCGATGGACGAAATCGACGCTGTTGTTATTTGCTCATCGACGGATACTCATGCGCGGTTGATCGAAGAAGCGGCGGCGGCGAAAAAGCATATCTTTTGCGAAAAGCCGATCGATTACAATCTCGCCCGCATCGACGCCGCCTTGAACGCCGTCGAGAAGGCGGGAGTCAAATTCCAAGTCGGCTTCAACCGCCGCTTCGATCCCAATTTTTTGGAAGTGCGCCGCAAGATCGAAGCGGGAGCGATCGGCGAACCGCATCTGCTGCGAATCACCAGCCGCGATCCCGCCCCGCCGCCGTTGGAATACGTCAAAGTTTCCGGCGGCATGTTTTTGGATATGACGATTCACGATTTCGACATGGCGCGCTACCTCGCCGGGACGGAGATCGAGACCGTCTACGCAGCGGGCGCCGTTCTCGTGGACAAAGGCATAGGCGAAGCGGGGGATATCGATACAGCCCTCATCACGCTTCATTTCGCCAACGGCGCCTTGGGCGCCATTGACAACAGCCGCAAGGCGATTTACGGCTACGACCAGCGCGTGGAAGTCTTCGGCTCCAAAGGCATGATCGCGGCGGACAACAACGCTCCCACCCGCACCCGCTGGAGCAACGCGGAAGGAATTCATGCGCCGTTGCCTTATAATTTCTTCATGGACCGTTATATCGATTCCTACATTTCGGAAATGGATCTTTTCGTTCAAGCCGTCTTGAACGACGCCAAGCCGCCCGTAACCGGCCTCGACGGACGCATCCCCGTCGTCATCGGCCTGGCGGCCCAGCGCTCCTTGAAAGAAAAACGCCCTGTCGCGTTGAGCGAGATGTAA
- a CDS encoding sugar phosphate isomerase/epimerase, with translation MNRIRIANAPCSWGVLEFNLEGEAAGFARVLDEMAQSGYEGTELGDWGFMPTDPAILHRELERRNLEMLGAFVPAALIDPAAHAAGLELALKTAKLLSAVAEAPFLVLADNNGTVERRTKKAGRIRPEDGMTDEQWTVFTQGAELIAREIFDETGVRTVFHHHCAGYVETPQEINRFLNMTDSELIGLCFDAGHYTYGGGDAAAGMKAYGNRIWHVHFKDCHPEVAEQARQEGWDYFAAVKNGVFCELGKGKVDFVSIARQLLKWNYEGWIVVEQDVLPGMGTPLESARRNREYIKSLGL, from the coding sequence ATGAATCGAATCAGAATCGCCAACGCTCCCTGTTCGTGGGGAGTTCTGGAATTCAATTTGGAAGGCGAAGCGGCGGGATTCGCCAGGGTTTTGGATGAAATGGCCCAGTCGGGCTACGAAGGAACGGAATTGGGCGATTGGGGCTTCATGCCCACCGATCCCGCCATCCTTCATAGGGAATTGGAGCGCCGGAATTTAGAGATGCTGGGCGCATTCGTCCCGGCGGCGCTCATCGATCCGGCGGCTCATGCGGCGGGGTTGGAATTGGCCTTGAAAACGGCGAAACTCCTTAGCGCCGTGGCGGAAGCCCCCTTTCTCGTGCTGGCCGATAATAATGGAACCGTAGAACGCAGGACGAAAAAAGCAGGACGCATCCGTCCCGAAGATGGCATGACGGATGAGCAATGGACCGTTTTTACTCAAGGCGCGGAGTTGATCGCACGGGAGATTTTCGACGAAACCGGCGTCCGCACCGTCTTTCATCACCATTGCGCCGGGTACGTCGAAACGCCGCAGGAGATCAACCGCTTCCTGAATATGACCGATTCGGAACTCATCGGCCTTTGCTTCGACGCCGGGCATTATACCTACGGCGGCGGCGATGCGGCAGCGGGCATGAAAGCGTATGGAAACCGCATCTGGCACGTCCATTTCAAGGATTGCCATCCCGAAGTCGCCGAACAGGCGCGGCAAGAGGGCTGGGATTATTTCGCCGCCGTGAAAAACGGCGTGTTTTGCGAGTTGGGGAAAGGGAAAGTCGACTTCGTTTCGATTGCGAGGCAATTGCTAAAATGGAATTACGAAGGCTGGATCGTCGTCGAGCAAGACGTCCTGCCGGGAATGGGAACGCCCCTAGAAAGCGCCCGCCGCAATCGGGAATACATCAAATCTTTAGGCCTATAA
- a CDS encoding substrate-binding domain-containing protein, whose product MNRPFMASILALLLVFIGCQKEPQPSTTGKLRIGFVMKTLNNPFFIQMEEGARAAADQLGVELIAQAADREIDVERQMQIIENLIVSKVNALCITPSGSREVVAGIVKANEKGIPVLIVDTKVDAKTLEEMKAHCVTFIGSDNYQGGLLAGRHFAQKFQQETPVAILEGIPGHETHDSRLRGFLDAVKEAPQLKIAASQPANTERDQGYNVFQNILQSHPDIKALFATNDMMALGAVEAIAAAGKTGQIAVIGFDAIDEARDAIRQGKMEGSIAQFPGEMGKIAVETAVKVLQGEKAPETIPVKIELITKENADRMK is encoded by the coding sequence ATGAATCGACCGTTTATGGCAAGCATTCTGGCGCTTCTCCTCGTTTTCATCGGTTGTCAAAAAGAGCCGCAACCTTCTACAACGGGAAAGCTGCGCATCGGCTTTGTGATGAAAACCCTGAACAATCCCTTCTTCATCCAAATGGAAGAAGGCGCCCGCGCCGCCGCCGATCAGCTCGGCGTCGAACTGATCGCGCAGGCGGCGGATCGCGAAATCGACGTGGAGCGGCAGATGCAAATCATCGAGAATCTCATCGTTTCCAAAGTGAATGCGCTTTGCATCACTCCCAGCGGTTCGCGGGAAGTAGTGGCGGGCATCGTTAAGGCGAACGAAAAAGGGATTCCCGTTCTCATCGTCGATACGAAAGTGGATGCAAAAACACTGGAGGAAATGAAGGCGCATTGCGTCACGTTCATTGGATCAGACAATTATCAAGGGGGATTATTGGCGGGCCGCCATTTTGCGCAAAAATTCCAACAAGAAACGCCAGTCGCGATTTTGGAAGGCATCCCCGGACACGAAACCCACGACTCGCGGCTGCGCGGCTTCCTCGACGCCGTCAAAGAAGCGCCGCAATTGAAAATCGCCGCCTCGCAACCCGCCAACACCGAACGCGACCAGGGCTATAATGTGTTCCAAAATATTTTACAATCCCATCCCGATATCAAGGCGCTATTCGCCACCAACGATATGATGGCTCTCGGCGCGGTAGAAGCGATTGCGGCGGCGGGCAAAACCGGCCAAATCGCCGTCATCGGCTTTGACGCCATCGACGAAGCGCGCGATGCGATCCGACAGGGAAAGATGGAAGGCTCCATCGCCCAATTCCCCGGCGAAATGGGAAAAATAGCCGTGGAAACCGCCGTGAAGGTTCTCCAGGGAGAAAAAGCGCCGGAAACGATCCCCGTAAAAATCGAACTGATTACGAAAGAAAATGCCGATCGGATGAAATAG